The following proteins are encoded in a genomic region of Deltaproteobacteria bacterium:
- a CDS encoding SDR family oxidoreductase, with amino-acid sequence MHSLRKENKTALITGAGRGIGAATAELFASKNINVILVSKTELELKKVEAKIKSLYPNIQTLIFAANLAEENEVLSLFETIQVKFGSLDILVNNAGLFRAAPIEEMSLKLWQEVFAVNVNAMFLCSREGFKLMKNNQGGVILNISSLAGIRGQIKFPGTAAYAASKNAVIGLTEVMAVEGKPYNVRVNCLAPGAVNTKMLREAAPHLSSKTNPEDVAKLIANLCEDSSAILNGSVLEVFSNE; translated from the coding sequence ATGCACAGCTTACGCAAAGAAAATAAAACCGCCCTCATCACAGGTGCAGGCCGCGGCATCGGCGCTGCGACTGCAGAACTTTTTGCCTCCAAAAATATCAATGTAATTTTAGTCAGCAAAACTGAGTTGGAACTAAAAAAAGTAGAAGCTAAAATCAAATCTCTTTATCCCAATATTCAAACTCTCATTTTCGCAGCAAATCTTGCAGAGGAAAACGAGGTGCTTTCCCTCTTTGAAACGATTCAGGTAAAATTCGGCAGCCTGGATATTCTGGTCAACAATGCCGGTTTATTTCGAGCTGCTCCCATCGAAGAGATGAGCCTCAAGCTTTGGCAGGAAGTCTTTGCAGTCAATGTGAATGCGATGTTCTTGTGTTCCCGCGAAGGCTTTAAGTTGATGAAGAATAATCAGGGGGGTGTCATTTTGAATATCAGTTCACTGGCAGGCATTCGAGGTCAAATCAAATTTCCGGGAACAGCCGCCTACGCCGCCAGCAAAAATGCGGTGATTGGCCTGACAGAAGTGATGGCGGTAGAAGGAAAACCCTACAATGTTCGTGTCAATTGCCTGGCACCGGGAGCAGTCAATACAAAGATGCTCAGAGAAGCAGCGCCTCATCTCTCTTCAAAAACAAATCCGGAAGACGTCGCTAAACTGATTGCCAATCTCTGTGAAGACTCGTCGGCGATTTTGAACGGATCGGTTTTGGAGGTGTTTAGCAATGAATAA
- a CDS encoding 6-carboxytetrahydropterin synthase → MNKELGLRMGTQDLKFAAAHMTLFPDGSKEPLHGHTYHVSISVYLKDHSFENMVPFSEIKTAIRRLCEKWHHKLLLPQNAAAFQIIKIGNETEFTLCKKHYVIPSDEVELLPCSNTSTEDLALEFLKRLLKEDIFLKIKSNLSKIEFNLDELPHQGAQIIQRDFE, encoded by the coding sequence ATGAATAAAGAACTGGGGCTTCGAATGGGTACTCAAGATTTGAAATTTGCAGCAGCGCACATGACCTTGTTTCCCGATGGCAGCAAAGAACCTCTCCACGGCCATACCTATCATGTCAGTATCTCGGTCTATCTAAAAGATCATTCTTTTGAAAACATGGTGCCTTTTTCCGAAATCAAAACGGCTATCCGAAGGCTTTGCGAAAAGTGGCATCACAAACTTTTGCTTCCTCAAAATGCGGCAGCGTTTCAGATTATAAAAATCGGAAATGAGACGGAATTTACTCTCTGCAAAAAACACTACGTGATCCCCAGCGATGAAGTGGAACTCCTCCCTTGTAGCAACACCAGCACAGAAGACTTAGCCCTCGAGTTTTTGAAAAGACTTTTGAAAGAAGATATTTTCTTAAAAATAAAATCCAATCTTTCCAAAATAGAATTTAATTTAGACGAACTGCCTCACCAAGGGGCGCAGATCATTCAACGAGACTTCGAATGA
- a CDS encoding SDR family oxidoreductase: protein MNLKNKKILITGAAKRIGKSIAMVCAQKGAHILLHYYASEKEAKNTQQAILRLGSPCSLYQANLCKSEEVKDLIQQILKTEKRVDVLINNASLFYPKTLEETQKDDLDVFLNIHLKAPFLLAQTFGPLMKKRGEGHILNLIDAGISNPQPRYLAYASSKAALLAFSQGLARSLAPEVQVNCISPGQIFAPENYSKKMKDQIIQKTLREKWAGSEEISRMVLFLLESDFITGQNFFVDGA, encoded by the coding sequence ATGAATCTCAAAAATAAAAAAATCCTCATCACCGGAGCCGCAAAACGCATTGGCAAAAGCATTGCGATGGTCTGCGCTCAAAAAGGGGCCCATATTCTTTTGCATTATTATGCCTCAGAAAAAGAAGCGAAGAACACTCAGCAAGCAATTCTCAGATTGGGAAGCCCTTGTTCACTTTATCAAGCGAATCTCTGCAAATCGGAAGAAGTGAAAGATTTAATTCAGCAAATCCTTAAAACTGAAAAGCGGGTGGATGTTTTGATCAATAACGCCTCCCTTTTTTATCCAAAAACTTTGGAAGAAACCCAAAAAGACGACCTGGACGTTTTTCTTAACATCCACCTGAAAGCTCCATTTTTACTCGCTCAAACCTTTGGCCCCTTGATGAAAAAAAGAGGGGAAGGGCATATTTTGAATCTCATTGATGCCGGCATTTCCAATCCTCAGCCTCGTTATCTGGCTTATGCCTCCTCGAAAGCCGCCTTGCTTGCCTTTTCTCAAGGTCTGGCCAGAAGCCTGGCTCCGGAAGTGCAGGTAAACTGCATCTCTCCGGGACAAATTTTTGCACCAGAAAACTATAGCAAAAAAATGAAAGATCAAATTATCCAAAAAACTCTTCGTGAAAAATGGGCGGGCAGCGAAGAAATTTCCAGGATGGTCCTGTTTTTGTTGGAATCGGATTTCATTACAGGGCAGAATTTTTTCGTGGATGGGGCCTGA